The sequence TGATAGTGATAAGTCTTGATACGTACCTCCTACTAAAACCAATTTTCCTGCAATCTCTCCCATACCAAATCTATGGATAGCTGGGTTAGGAAGAACTGACCATATATCTCTTGATGGCTCGTAACATTGAACAAAGTATTCGTGATCGGTATTCTCACAAAATCCTCCACCGTAATAAACCTTGCCATTAATGGCTACAGCTTGCCCAATAGCCATATCCATCAGAGCTTCCGAGCACACACTATGAGATATACTCGCCTGCAATGTCTGCATAAGTGTAAAGTGCAATGCTATACAATGTGACTGTCAGTTCAATTGTTCGTTTCTAAGCATGTAATTTATAATGGGTGTTAGTTATTCAATTAGTATTGTAATATTAGCACTACTTACCTGTTGTTTCTTTGTTAAGAATTCTCTAGTACCTCTCAGTTGAGTGTTTAGGCGTTCAATGGCGTCTTCCTTCCCCCGAATACAGCTGTCTTTCATAGCTATGGTTGACGCCATCGATGAAATCACGGAATCTTTGACTGAGAGCGCTACCTCTTTTGTCTGTGTTCGAAGTCTTTCTTGTTCCACTTGTAAAGTGAGTGTAGTCACTTGTGAAGCTAGCGTTGCATTCTCAATTTCCAGTTTTGCATATTCCACATCTTTAATATCAAGTTTTTTGTGTGCCAAGTTACAACTTGTAATTTGTTGATCAACTTCCTCGCCTAGTTCAGTGCACTTTACTTCTAGCTCGGCAACTATCGTGTCTTTAGTGTGTACGGCAATTTGAGCTGTCTCTTGTTCTTCATTCAACTGGTCAATTTGTAGCTGGAGTCCACTTGTATGAACTGAGTGTGCAAGTTCGATGCATTGCATAGCATTTTCTGTCGCTTGTTGCTGTTCTGTCCTTTCTACCATGAGTTGAATTATTTCTCCCTCTCTGTCCCGAATGGTGAGGGCTTTCTTCTCAATCTCCACCTCCAAAGCTCTCTTCTCTGTCAGCAGTGTACTCACTCGATGAAGCATCTCTACTCTATTCTCAATAGTGGGAGGCTGATCAAGCACCACCCCCCTCACCCGACCGATTATCTCCGCTGATGAAGGCCTTAGCTGGGGGTTGTTGCTGAGACAGCGCATGATGAGGTCCATCAAAGGGTGATCTGGGGGAATCCTTCGGAGAAACACTTCACGTCGTTCGGCTTCTGTCACTGATATCAGCCCATTGGGATTAACAGGATCAACTCGTGTCTGGCCAACCTTTGGTAGTGGCCACTCTGCTGTGAAGGTGTGAATCATCATGACCCCAAAAGAAAACACATCCACACTGGTGCAGTAGTGGGGGTCGGCAACCATCACTTCGGGAGGCATGTATGCTGGAGTGCCAGGGGTCTGTGTCATTCGACTCACTTGAAGGGGGGTAAGGTTCAAGATTCGAGCAACCCCCAGATCGGATATCTTGGCTGTCATGTTGGTTGACAAGAGAACGTTGTTGGCTGAGAGatctctgtgcacaatgactggTGTTTGGCCATGGAGGTAGGCCAGGCCCAGTGAGACATCATGGAGGATAGAGAAGTTGATCTCATTGGGGAAAATACCGTAGCGGTCGAGACAGCTGGTCAAGTTGGTGGGGAGGAACTCCATGACTAGGATGGGGAACTGAGAGCCTTCCTCAAAACAGATTCCTAGAAactggacaatgttggggtgcctagtttgactgagcaggtgacattcctccagataccttcgtgctgcatgcccAATTCCAGTCTCGTAGAGAACTCGGTAAAGCTTCTTGCCAGCACATTTCAGGCCTTGATACTCGAGCTCCATAACAACAGCGTAGGAACCTCGTCCCAACTCATTTTCGGTGATGCGAATTTCTCTCAGGATAAATTGCTCGAAATTTTCGTAGTCTGTCATGTCAATTCATTCTGTGTGCGCGCGCAATAAATTGGGCAACTGTTTACTCTTGTTGCACACTTTAcaagtgataattattattatgaccaTGTTGCCACGCCCTTATGTTGTGATCATGTGGTAATAATGAATaaaggttataattatggaataTTTATTACTAGATATGCGTACAAGTTGCTTTGCAACAACACTGACACCCTATGAATAATCTTGCTCAATGATTCTGTAGAAAATATtttatgtacgtgtatatcCATTGATAAGTGTGCCTCCTCCCACCCCAGGACTGCTATTCATTGGCTCAGGAGCTGGTTGGGCGAACACTGTACGTTGGGTGGCCCTACCTGGCCGAGGCTAAAGTGTGTGCTGTGTCTGACGGGAGAGAAAAGTATCACGATGTCAGTAATAATGGTCTTAGTCACAATACAGCGTATGTATGTATACGATTGGCTCCCATGCATGTGAACACAAGCACTtccatgtatgtacatgtacatgactctGAATCATTGTACGTGAAGCATAGAACACCTTATGAACTTGGTTACCTATCTAAATTCTACTAACTGTTAAACTGCATATTGTTTCCTTCCCCAGAGCTATGCCCCGACGAGTACCAAACCGCCAGGGGGTGGAGTCTCCCTGAGGAGAGAGGTACTAACTGAGGGTGGGGCTAAACAGTGGAGGGAGGACAAGACCATTATCGCCAGACAGTAAGTGTGTGAGCAGTAATTGATCCGCAGGATTAATACGTTTGCATTTTATGTTGAGTGTGTAGTGGGTAGAAATAAATGCATTTTCAGAGAGTATAAACTACAGGAAGTCTTGTAACAGTTGCTGTGTTGTTGAAGTGTCAAATTAGCCCGTTGCTCTTGATATGACCTCGATTGGTCCTCCTACCCTCACAGGTACTCCGAGCGACAAGGGATAAACCTGGGCAATGTGGAGTTGCTTGTCTATTCTCAAGTCCTGCAGGGGAAGCGTTATGTCGTGAGCAAGAAAGGGGACAGAGGGACAGTGGCTCTCGTTAAAGAATGGGCCCCATTGCCCGAGCCATTTGCTTACCAGACCACTGTTAGGGACATTGCAGCCTTTGCACCTGACTATAAAGAGCAGGTCAGTAGTCTGGAAGAGCTCTTCCCTGTCAAGTCCAACTGCTTCATCACATCTCCATTGCACTATGGCAGTCTGGCTGAGGTAACTTTATCTATTGAAAACTGGGAGACTGATGTGTATGGATTTGGTAGTCCATCTAACAGCAGctgttgtacataattatgcttgttgAAGTGAAGTATGTTTATATAGGATATAGGCAGTACGTCGTATTGAGTGGGGATGAGATAATGAGTCATATTGTTTTAGTTTTGCTGCTATTCTATcagcgtgtgtgcatgtataattgtaggTGATGTTAGTGGACACGGCTCAGCTTAGAGTGCAAGTCAAGGTCAACCCACTGCCTGAGCCGGAGCTCCTGTCTGTGTTAAACAACCGAAAGCTCTTTGTGCGCTACCTCCCATCACACGTGGTAACAAGTGAGGTTGGTCTCCCACCCATAGCTCTGGCCAGGATCACCGGGAACATCCAGGTGGAGAGAGGATCCAGAGACAAGTCAGTAGCACGTTGTCTTTATGAGAAGTTAATCAATCCACTTATTTTGCTCATTGTAGAGGGCtctttacatgtatgttgttTGACCAACTTTGAAGCTAATTTGCACACTTTCATGGATTATAGCCTACAATATAAATTGACTGCGCTTGGTTCCTTCCTTATAGCGTGAAGGGCAGAGAAAAGGCCAAGATTGGATTAAACTGGAAGTTTTCTAAGAGGAACcgagaggtacatgtacatacatgtatgttatacTACACAAAAACTCTATTTATGTGAACgtagtaattattatagtgcctCTCAAGTCTCATAATTTATGGTGTCCACTCCCACATTGATTTTGGGCCCACACTCGTTTCAACGAGGTTCCTCCATGCCAACATAATTGTTTCAGAGTTGTATCATCTGATTACAGCTTCTTGGCTATGCTCGCAAACATGAAAAGGGAGGTTGGACGTTCTCCCTTGAGGCTATTGACATTCTCAAGCAGTTTATTAAAAAGTTCCCGGTCATGTTCGGATACATCAGAAGAAACCCCACAGATGATGTGTATTACGAGGAGGACCTGTTCCCCAAGAAAGATGGGTGAGTGCATGAGCAGTGTTTAGTGCTTTGCTAGTGCAAGTTCAAACAATTAACGGTCCCTTGTGTCTCTCTCCATTCTAGCATGAACCCTTTTCAGTGCTTTCTTGCACCTTGGTATGTTTAAGTTGTATAATCAATAATAGTAATAGGCGATAGGAGAAGCATGGTCTCGCTTAGTTGGGGTGGGCAGGGGTgaacctcccccccacaccaTTTTCACATGATCACATTTAATAGTACTACGTGACAACATCATATTTATTGGTTAATGTGATTAACTCAATTGCTTAATTAACTGAGCCAAAACATTTTACAGCGTGCccatcctagatgaaaccctgtcaATGACATGTGCAATAAGCGATATCCTGagaccctataattatatgaaccaCATTACACTGTGAACGTGTGCCAAATacttacacgtacatgtaatcaGCTTTGTAATAAATGCACCCCCAGCCCTGAGACTATCAGTAATGTGAAGGAGTGGCTGAAGGGTCTGCCTAGCGAGGGTGCCGATGCAGTGGACTGTGGCAGCCTCACATTGGACAAGCCACAGATAGCAGCCATCGAGAAGGCTTTACATGACATGCAGGTACATTGTACCTTTGGTGTGAATGTGAAGTGTGAAATGCTATTATGTTGCCTGATCGACTTTTTACAAGGAATTAAATTTTGTGGTTTGTCAATTGATCATCGACCATTTAAGAGTCTATTGATAGGGCCTTTATATGTTGTATGCcctttatgtgtgtgtaccgTGTACTTTCAGAGACAGAAGGCTGCTCCAGCAAAACCCATCAAACTGAGGGTCAAGCCATCTGCTCTGTTCAAGGTTTGCACACAAGCTACATGATATTGCATATTTCCATTGCATACATCTGTAAGactgtagcataattatacctgtaccTTGTTACGTCTAGTTATGCAATTATGCCTGtatactgttacatgtacagtacttatGTAAGAGCGAGGTATACAAGTACATACTCACGTCCACATGTATATTACCGTATCTCAATTGTATCTCTCCATGTTCTCCAGCCTGCCAATCGCCAGGGCAACCTGATCCCTGATCCAGATACTGAGTTCAGGCTCTTTGATAGAGTGGTCAATGTCTCCTCTAACAGTGCTGTGCCGTTCGCCCTGAGGGGAACTGTCACAGGCATCATGGGAGGTAAACTTTCTCTATTTTGTATGTGTTGTTACAAATACTCTTAATTAAATAATAGTCCAGACACAATTGCACAGTGAGTCATGATATCTAAAAGGACAAGAAAAATTTCTCCCCCACGATTGTTTTCTCGTAAACCTCCCCTTGTTTTAATATTAACAAAGGTTACATCTTTAGGATTTCAGTTTAGCAACGTTTATATTTGCGTTTGAATAATAGTTGCAAATATTTTGCGAGCAGTAATGCACATGAACGTAAGAcaccaactacatgtacatgtacctatactGTATAACATTGCTCGATCgcaaaggtacatgtacacatgtaagaATTCAAAATATCAAATAATTTAGCTCGTTCACAAACTTCTTCACGCAAAAAACACTGTCGCAATACAGTACTAATAATTTTTATCCTGTCTATGTGAATCCTTTAGATTTCAAAGAAAACGGTCCAACATTGTACGAAGTGCTATTTGACGAGGACTTCCTTGGTGGGCTCAAACTGCGATGCTCCTCTAATCGGGCCTATCGTCTACCCGCCTCCTGTCTGCTCAGCATCTCTCATGGAAGAAGGCTTAGCGGAGCCGATGGTGAGAAGAAAAGATCTCACAAAAGTCACACTCATTCAGGAACTAGTTATGCTGATGCCACAACAGTGTATGAACAACAGCCGAGTTATGGAAGAGGACAGTCGTATGGGAGTGGAAGTTATCGAGGTCGGGGTAGCACTGAAACCAGAACCGAGTATGGCAATAGAAGTGAGCGACCTTCAAAGAGTGGGCGTGAAAAAAGTAGAGGGCGAGCTGGTGGTGATGAAGTTAAAAAAATATTGCTGAGAAACCCATCTGATTCTCCACGCAATAGCAAGCAGGAATCTGGACACGGTGATATGTCTGCAGCTGTAGACGCACTGTCAAAACTCACCATTTCAAATCAGCCAGCTCCAAATGAAACGATAAATTTATCGCCCTCTGTGGCAGCCATGTTTAGTGCTCACGAGAAAAAAGAAACGCTTCCTCAAGAAGACAACACGGATGCTGCCAAAACTTCAATGCAAGACCACAGTTCTAATCTGAAGAGCATACTCCGTATTGGTGGTCCAAACAAGCCGCCTGTCAGGAGGGAAGTGCCTGAGGCAGTGCAACAGCCGAGTCAGCCTCGAGGTCCACTGTTACCAAGACCACCACAGTACCCACCACAGCAAGCTAGAGGTGAGTAAGTGTTGTTGTGTTTTACCATGCAGGTTCACTTTAGAGGTTCAATTAAGTTTTGTAGTGCAGTTGAACTGAACCGTTACAGTGTAGACTAATGATTATAAGTAATCATAACAGCCCAGGTTCCTAGCCAGTTGCTCGACGGGGTGTatacagaggaggtcggacatcacttgaactttcactaattatgaccttttaatgacattccaggccaaattgcttttcgtttttgctgactcagcaatagaACACGACTGGAATGgctattatgtgctgatagggttaggtccagtaaccatcacagacaccaaacacaactagttgtcaacagattcagcgacAGAAAACGTGCAAAAACATTATCTCATAAATCAGTCGCCCTTATAACATAGACTTGTGAttaggccgcccaacttttagagggcggctaaCATATAATATGAGACTAGCTGAAGTACAGTAGccgctactgctgagtcagcaaaaacgaaaagcaatttggcctggaatgtcattaaaaggtcataattagtgaaaattcaagtgatgtccgacctcctctggggtgtatacatgtagcttaatATGTAAGTTAATTACACATACCAATCGCCACTTGTAATGTGACAACTCTGCAGGTCCTATATTCCCACAAGGTCCAGTGTATCCCTTTGGACCCCCACCGATGGTTGAGTAAGTGTAGCACACAATGCCATGCAaatgatttataattatgctgtttgATAAGAAAGGCTTGTCTTATCAGTTTTGTAGTACTTTACATGCAGGAGCATAATCGTTTTGAACCTTGTACCCATTCTCTCTGCAGCCCAGTGGCTGTGTTATACAACAAGGCCTACTCTCTTGGCTACCCCCCTCCAAACGTGTTCCACAGAAACACCCCCCAGGTACTAAATCCCTGTAAACTattatgtaataataatacagtaataataatacataatgTATAATATTCTTTGACATTCTCGTTGACTCTGAGGCTGTTATTGTTTGTAGTTAGTTGGTTCATTATGTACTTTGCAATTTAGAGACAAGCCTTGAAAACCAGATATTTCTTTGATGATGCAGTTCACTATTTAACCCAACCCTGTACCATTTGTATATTGTACTCCTGTAGGGCTATGTTGGCTATGTAGAGGTTGGAGCTAGGAAATACAACGGCCCTCCCTCTGCCAGTGCACAGGATGCCTGGCAAAGTGCAGCAGCAGTGGCTAACGCTGATCTAGCGGTGAGTGGAACATCGATAATCCCACTGAATCTTTAATACAGCTAAGGTTACTTAAATTTTTTGTAGCACTCATACAATCTTTTTAAACAAGCGTGGGTGATTTTTTAACTGTTGAGAAAAATTTGCTAattcacataataattatatcgattTTAGAAATCGTCGTACCCCAGCTACCCCGCCCCCTACTCTTACCCGATGATGATGCCTCCTCAGCGCCCCCGCTATGATCGACCCCTTCTGCCCCACTATACTCCCCAACAGCCACCCCCCAGACCAGCCCATCATATGCCCCCCTATCATCACTCCGGGAGAGGGGTTCTCTCTCAGAGCCGCCCCTTTGTCCCTTTGCAGGTATTATgctaaatgtataattattaccatgtAGCATGTAGATGGATTTATGTGTACTAATGCCTTTTCTAAAAGATTATTGAGGTGGCCACAATTAATTAGGGGACTGAGATGGGTTTGGGTGTGCAACAATGTACACGTTATTGTTATGATTACCACCAATTTTTACAAGCATTGCTTTTCACAAAATCTTCTTTGCAGGTCCAGAGAAAGCAGACTGTAAAAGGTTCCCCCGAGAAGAAGCCCCGGGTTGCTACGGTGTCGAAGCATCAGATATCAAGTGAAGAAGCTCAGAGACTACAGACAGCCACACAAGACATCAAACAATCACTGAATATCACTCCATCTCAGAGCTCGTCTCTAGAAGCTTCAAATTCTGCAACTGATAATCAACCTACCACTTCGAATGTGCAACAATTGAATGACTCTTCCCAACAGATAGGAGATACTTCAGTAAACGCTGTTCTAATTACACAAGTCCAAAAAAGCTCGCAAGACATCAAAGAGACGAGGGAAACGATTGAACGGTTAGGTGGCATAATAAATGCTTTGGCTGTCTCTTCAGGTGATCTTCCCGAACATGGTGAAACTGTTGCTGTGGCAGATTCGAACAAACCAAACCCGGGAGCTTTAGAGCATGTTGGAGATGCTTTTGTACGTGTCGCACTGGCTGGAGCCATGAATGAGCAACCCACTGAGAACGAGAATTATTCAGAAGCAGTACAACCTGAGGACACGGCTAAATCGAGCATCAGTGAGGTCACTATTGCCGGGGAGATTGTGGGGACTGTGTCCAATCGTGAACCTACCATGGCCGACATTGCTCAGGCCAGCCAATCTACTACCCCTTCCAAGAAGCCCAAGAGACAAATAGCTGCCTCTTTCATGAATTCGTAACATTGCGTATTAGCTGGTTTCTTCCATTTTCATTGTTGCACATTAATACTGTTCAATATGATAAACAGTTTCAAAATGGGACTATAGCCTCGAATTTTAATCAACCTGGATTCAAGGCTACCAATGGAGCTTTGACTCGCGTGaattattgcgcatgcgcacatgaCTCAACTACTTCTCACATGCACGACACCAGCATCTCACAGAGCGAGCGAGCGAGCATGCATCTTATATAGCAGTTAGCCTCGGTTCCAGGTTTGTATCTGGAATTTTATACCGAAGGCTAGAAGGTAATTGTTTGGTCATTAATAGTTGTTCACTGGGTCCAGCAGATACAACCTTAATTAATTGCTCCGCATGTTATTAGGCTGTGCACCCAGCTTTGGCATCAGATCTACTGCTTAGCCTCAATTctaggccgagttttcgcttttataacggttggGCGAACAACTAGTGTGCATCAGTATTCCTGCTTTTCCAATAGAACGATAAAACTCTGACGCCTACGCGTGATAAAAAAGCTGTGCAGATCTATTATCATTCTGCATTTGCACTGAAGTGACATATGCAGCTTTTAATTAAGTATTTCAACTGAATCGTCATGGATTCTCAAAAAATTTTAGTCTATTTTTTCCCTACACCAGTGAAGGACATCAATTACTCATGTCAAGTCACTGCAGCTCTGTCTAGTATCAATGGATATCTGTCAAGTGATGTGATTCAAGGATCTAACGAGAGACTGATAGCCTGCAGTTATGTGGACAGCCAAGATCAGCTGTTCAATGACATCAAGTCTACAGTGAAGAAGGACTGTGGTTTGGAAGTGTTTGTGTGCTCCTGCATTGAGAACACCAGTCACGGCACTGTGATTCAGGTGGAAGGTATGACATGCAACTCTTGCGTAAGGCTTATTGAGAGCACACTCTCAACACAAGTTGGAGTTATTGGGGTCAAGGTGTCTTTGGCCAATAAAGAAGCTTTTGTTGTGTATAATTTGCAAGAAACGAATACTGACAATATCTCCATTGCGACCAATCACATGGGCTTTGACGCTGCAGTAAAACAATCTTTCTCTATTCTTACTAAGCCCTCTGCTACACCATCTCTCGAGGCTGCTCCAGCCACAGAGAGGCGGTTTGATGCAAGTAGCACAACACTTCCAGAGGCCAACTCGAAACGAGTTGCCATCAAGAAAAGAGTTGACAGTATCGGCATTGATGGTATGACATGCCACTCGTGTGTGAGCCTGATTGAGAGCACTGTGGTGGGGCTCCCTGGAGTGATGAGCGTGCGAGTGTCATTAGAGGGCAAGGAAGGCGTGGTAGAGTACAACGATGCTGTAGTCTCGAGTGAACAGATCAAGGAGGCCATAGATAATATGGGATTCATTGTCACTTACATTATAATAGGTGAGTGCTTTCTATCGTTTTTACCGTCTTCTGCATCAAATTGTGTTTTAGTCGTGCGTTTGTTTCTAGAAACATCTGTTAGTCCATTTGGTCTAGAGGATGCTGCAATGCCATTAGCTGATGAGATTGAGCCATTTGGTCCAGAGGATGCTGCAATGCCATTAGCTGATGCGATTGAGCCATTTTGTCCAGAGGATGCTGCAATACCATTAGCTGGTGAGATTGAGGAATGCCTAGACAAGAAGGTTTTGCTTTCCAAGGTAAGCTTAAGCAAAAAAACCTCCCATAAAAAGTTAAGTAACTGATGCGGATGCATTGAGCATTCTATGCATGCAACTGTTTGCCTCTTCCCAGAAGAAAAAGTCAGTCTGTAGGAAGAAAGAAGCTGCTGAAAATGAGAGTAGCCAGCAAATCACAAACAGAAAAAGGGCCCAAATTCAAGTTACTGGCATGAGCTGTGCTTCCTGTGTCTCtataatagagagagagatgGGAAAGAAACCAGGTATAGTCTGAAATAGTCTATGACTATCTTAGTCTAGGAGGGTTATTATTaagcctcgtccccaggctgAGTTGTCTCTATAATAACGCTATAGGTTGCCAACAtagcctggtattgattgtatttgggcgtggttaggaaccggaaacaaaaACAGAGATTTTGTACATTTTTTTCTCGTATTTACTCCGTAAAAGTTTAATGTAGCTCTGTGTATACTctcaagtatatatatagaacagTAAGATCCATATCTTATGCATCTGTACTTTTTCTAAATAAGAATAAGGTGCCGCTTTTTACTTTTTCGAGACTAGATCTAGTGTGTGCAATAGCCAATAAATTTATACAGTGCTTT comes from Halichondria panicea chromosome 3, odHalPani1.1, whole genome shotgun sequence and encodes:
- the LOC135332933 gene encoding serine/threonine-protein kinase TAO3-like; translation: MTDYENFEQFILREIRITENELGRGSYAVVMELEYQGLKCAGKKLYRVLYETGIGHAARRYLEECHLLSQTRHPNIVQFLGICFEEGSQFPILVMEFLPTNLTSCLDRYGIFPNEINFSILHDVSLGLAYLHGQTPVIVHRDLSANNVLLSTNMTAKISDLGVARILNLTPLQVSRMTQTPGTPAYMPPEVMVADPHYCTSVDVFSFGVMMIHTFTAEWPLPKVGQTRVDPVNPNGLISVTEAERREVFLRRIPPDHPLMDLIMRCLSNNPQLRPSSAEIIGRVRGVVLDQPPTIENRVEMLHRVSTLLTEKRALEVEIEKKALTIRDREGEIIQLMVERTEQQQATENAMQCIELAHSVHTSGLQLQIDQLNEEQETAQIAVHTKDTIVAELEVKCTELGEEVDQQITSCNLAHKKLDIKDVEYAKLEIENATLASQVTTLTLQVEQERLRTQTKEVALSVKDSVISSMASTIAMKDSCIRGKEDAIERLNTQLRGTREFLTKKQQTLQASISHSVCSEALMDMAIGQAVAINGKVYYGGGFCENTDHEYFVQCYEPSRDIWSVLPNPAIHRFGMGEIAGKLVLVGGTYQDLSLSATLNAFDEHSRMWTKTIPPMITARSSPAVVSLPMHLVVAGGESQSHWATPFVEIYNFAANQWNKTDELPYACRGMRGTIINNTVYLMGGDDCLRRSNRIVKAKIEDLISNSKPSKAIQNSDDTSPSPYAWTKLQNTPSYRPSAVTISGMVLAVGGADSENLLEISPTQSIFAYSTSMNSWVHVGDLPAPVVLSAFVPVSQTEFLMIGGRDTDWYLQSSTYKVTFKIL
- the LOC135332925 gene encoding 5'-3' exoribonuclease 1-like: MGVPKFYRWISERYPCLSQVIKDYQIPEFDNFYLDMNGIIHTCSHPNDDDPSFRISEDKIFHNIFAYLEALFRIIKPQRVMFLAVDGVAPRAKMNQQRGRRFRSAKEAQDLVRKALQKGQVLPTEPRFDSNCITPGTEFMTRLHEHLKYFVANKISSDPTWQKVEVVLSGHDVPGEGEHKIMDYIRHQKAQPDFDPNTRHCLYGLDADLIMLGLLTHEPHFSLLREEVKFGKSQKKLTTPDTITFHLLHLSILREYLDFEFQSLKDKLTFGYDLERIIDDWVLMGFLVGNDFLPNLPNLHIRQDAFPFLYATYIDILPSLDGYINNGGSLNMASFEAYLRAVSQFDLDHYSELFDDMKWMEGRSKLGQKKNMGASTGHAQKRKPTGYSQTGANPDDGFSAELAAFAGGGGDEVDYDEDSEGIRKIKRDLGIGSLQSYFSEEDKDLDKNFNKEFVEFKATYYKQKMGFIQVDRSVLLEQAKCYVVGVQWVLHYYYSGVPSWSWFYPYHYAPFVSDIRGFSDILIEFDLGKPFFPFEQLLGVLPPASKSLLPKAFQGLMVNEDSPVKDFYPMSFETDLNGKDQEWEAVVLIPFIDEERLLQAMGPCLRHLSPEEASRNGFGVCLVSHYDEAVPATIHPSPWPQMFPQLDNCHISYIELPHDPFPVAKDKLVRGLCKDVKLAVHFPGFPTLKHIPHVGALEKRGVRVFQAASRGDNLFLTLLPRNENKDCYSLAQELVGRTLYVGWPYLAEAKVCAVSDGREKYHDSYAPTSTKPPGGGVSLRREVLTEGGAKQWREDKTIIARQYSERQGINLGNVELLVYSQVLQGKRYVVSKKGDRGTVALVKEWAPLPEPFAYQTTVRDIAAFAPDYKEQVSSLEELFPVKSNCFITSPLHYGSLAEVMLVDTAQLRVQVKVNPLPEPELLSVLNNRKLFVRYLPSHVVTSEVGLPPIALARITGNIQVERGSRDNVKGREKAKIGLNWKFSKRNRELLGYARKHEKGGWTFSLEAIDILKQFIKKFPVMFGYIRRNPTDDVYYEEDLFPKKDGPETISNVKEWLKGLPSEGADAVDCGSLTLDKPQIAAIEKALHDMQRQKAAPAKPIKLRVKPSALFKPANRQGNLIPDPDTEFRLFDRVVNVSSNSAVPFALRGTVTGIMGDFKENGPTLYEVLFDEDFLGGLKLRCSSNRAYRLPASCLLSISHGRRLSGADGEKKRSHKSHTHSGTSYADATTVYEQQPSYGRGQSYGSGSYRGRGSTETRTEYGNRSERPSKSGREKSRGRAGGDEVKKILLRNPSDSPRNSKQESGHGDMSAAVDALSKLTISNQPAPNETINLSPSVAAMFSAHEKKETLPQEDNTDAAKTSMQDHSSNLKSILRIGGPNKPPVRREVPEAVQQPSQPRGPLLPRPPQYPPQQARGPIFPQGPVYPFGPPPMVDPVAVLYNKAYSLGYPPPNVFHRNTPQGYVGYVEVGARKYNGPPSASAQDAWQSAAAVANADLAKSSYPSYPAPYSYPMMMPPQRPRYDRPLLPHYTPQQPPPRPAHHMPPYHHSGRGVLSQSRPFVPLQVQRKQTVKGSPEKKPRVATVSKHQISSEEAQRLQTATQDIKQSLNITPSQSSSLEASNSATDNQPTTSNVQQLNDSSQQIGDTSVNAVLITQVQKSSQDIKETRETIERLGGIINALAVSSGDLPEHGETVAVADSNKPNPGALEHVGDAFVRVALAGAMNEQPTENENYSEAVQPEDTAKSSISEVTIAGEIVGTVSNREPTMADIAQASQSTTPSKKPKRQIAASFMNS